The Acidobacteriota bacterium genome contains a region encoding:
- a CDS encoding carbamoyltransferase, whose product MTAILGISAFYHDSAAALVVDGEIVAAAQEERFSRIKHDHEFPQQAVDYCLREAGLKASQLDLVGFYDKPLLKFDRLLETYLAYAPRGFRSFLKAMPLWLRQKLHLPREMNRALNKAYKRRYVFVRHHESHAASAFFPSPFEEAALLTLDGVGEWSTAALGVGEGNRIRLTHELRFPHSLGLLYSAFTYYCGFRVNSGEYKLMGLAPYGEPVYQDLIRDRLMQLKEDGSFRLDMSYFNYCQGLTMTSEKLHRLFGGPPRKPESSLTQREMDVAASIQKVTEEVVLRAGRHVHRLTGKKHLCMAGGVALNCVANGRLLREGPFQSIWIQPAAGDAGGALGTALFIWNQLMDQPRRPGCPDSQKASLLGPEFSEEEISSALQSRQAVYHRCSSQEELCGRVADLLEQEKVVGWMQGRMEFGPRALGSRSILGDARSRRMQSVMNRKIKFRESFRPFAPIVLQERASEYFALGPDQDSPYMLLVAPVSEKMRLPVEREDASRQGLEKLAVTRSRIPAVTHVDYSARVQTVDSQRNPLLYRLMKRFEEKTGCPVLINTSFNVRGEPIVCTPQQAYHCFRATDMDALAIGPFLLLKEEQKPDPELDRRAYLEQFELD is encoded by the coding sequence ATGACGGCGATTTTGGGCATATCGGCTTTCTATCATGACTCGGCGGCCGCACTGGTAGTGGACGGCGAGATCGTGGCCGCGGCTCAAGAAGAGCGCTTTTCCCGCATCAAGCACGACCATGAGTTTCCACAGCAAGCCGTCGATTACTGCCTGAGGGAAGCGGGGCTGAAGGCCTCGCAACTCGATTTGGTGGGCTTCTACGACAAGCCCTTGCTCAAGTTCGACCGCCTGCTTGAAACTTACCTGGCCTATGCCCCGCGCGGTTTCCGTTCTTTTCTCAAGGCCATGCCGCTGTGGCTGCGTCAGAAGCTGCATCTGCCGCGGGAGATGAACCGGGCTCTCAACAAGGCCTATAAGCGGCGCTATGTCTTCGTACGCCATCATGAATCGCACGCCGCCAGCGCCTTCTTCCCTTCGCCCTTCGAGGAAGCCGCTCTTCTGACGCTGGACGGCGTGGGCGAGTGGTCGACCGCCGCGCTGGGGGTGGGAGAGGGCAACCGCATCCGCCTCACCCACGAACTGCGCTTCCCCCATTCGCTGGGGCTGCTCTATTCGGCCTTCACCTACTACTGCGGATTCCGCGTCAACTCGGGCGAATACAAGTTGATGGGCCTGGCTCCCTACGGAGAACCCGTCTACCAGGACCTGATTCGCGACAGGCTGATGCAGCTCAAGGAGGACGGTTCCTTCCGCCTGGACATGTCCTACTTCAACTACTGCCAGGGATTGACCATGACCTCCGAGAAGCTGCACCGCCTTTTCGGAGGGCCTCCCCGCAAGCCCGAATCGTCTCTCACTCAACGCGAGATGGACGTGGCGGCCTCCATTCAGAAGGTGACGGAGGAAGTCGTTCTGCGCGCCGGGCGGCATGTCCATCGGCTGACCGGCAAGAAGCACCTGTGCATGGCCGGGGGGGTGGCCCTCAACTGCGTGGCCAACGGACGGCTGCTGCGCGAAGGGCCCTTCCAGAGCATCTGGATCCAGCCGGCGGCCGGAGACGCCGGAGGCGCCCTGGGGACCGCCCTCTTCATCTGGAACCAGTTGATGGATCAGCCCCGCCGGCCGGGCTGTCCCGACAGCCAGAAAGCCTCCCTGCTGGGGCCCGAGTTCAGCGAAGAAGAGATCTCAAGCGCCCTCCAATCCCGCCAGGCCGTCTATCACCGCTGCTCCTCCCAGGAGGAACTGTGCGGCCGCGTGGCCGATCTGCTGGAGCAGGAGAAGGTGGTGGGATGGATGCAGGGACGCATGGAATTCGGGCCCCGCGCCCTGGGTTCCCGCAGCATCCTGGGCGACGCCCGCAGCCGACGCATGCAGTCGGTCATGAACCGCAAAATCAAGTTCCGCGAGTCTTTCAGGCCCTTCGCTCCCATCGTCTTGCAGGAGAGGGCCTCTGAATACTTCGCCCTGGGGCCCGATCAGGACAGTCCTTACATGCTTCTGGTGGCTCCGGTGAGTGAAAAGATGCGCCTGCCAGTTGAGCGGGAGGACGCCTCCAGGCAGGGTCTGGAGAAGCTGGCAGTGACGCGTTCGCGCATTCCCGCCGTCACCCACGTCGACTACTCGGCCCGCGTCCAGACCGTCGATTCGCAGCGCAACCCCCTGCTCTACCGGCTCATGAAGCGGTTCGAGGAAAAGACCGGCTGTCCCGTGCTCATCAACACCAGCTTCAACGTGCGGGGCGAGCCCATCGTGTGCACGCCCCAGCAGGCCTATCACTGTTTTCGGGCCACCGACATGGACGCGCTGGCCATAGGGCCTTTCCTGCTCCTCAAAGAGGAACAGAAACCCGACCCCGAACTCGACCGGCGGGCTTACCTGGAGCAGTTCGAACTCGACTGA
- a CDS encoding SxtJ family membrane protein: protein MIQINRQPSPRELRQFGLIWTVFFSGAAALYGYRSGDWETALWLGGAAVVMAAAGFLVLGWMRMLYLGLSYAAFPIGWVISHALLAIIYYLVVTPIGLLMRLLGRDPMQRRFEEDQTSYWSEQEPSLPSERYFRQF, encoded by the coding sequence ATGATTCAGATCAACCGTCAGCCCTCGCCCCGCGAGCTGCGCCAATTCGGACTCATCTGGACGGTTTTCTTCAGCGGAGCTGCGGCCCTGTACGGATATCGGAGCGGCGACTGGGAAACGGCCTTATGGCTGGGGGGCGCGGCCGTGGTTATGGCAGCGGCGGGGTTTCTGGTCCTGGGTTGGATGCGGATGCTTTACCTGGGATTGAGTTATGCCGCTTTTCCCATCGGTTGGGTGATCTCACATGCCCTGCTGGCAATCATATATTATCTGGTAGTGACGCCCATCGGGCTGCTGATGCGGCTGCTGGGGCGCGATCCCATGCAGCGGCGCTTTGAAGAAGACCAGACCAGCTACTGGAGCGAGCAGGAGCCGTCCTTGCCCTCCGAGCGTTATTTTCGCCAGTTTTGA
- a CDS encoding DUF5989 family protein gives MSDKTPREDFTSQAEGSQGNIAAEFTAFLMDNKKWWLTPIILVLLLAGLVVILGGSAAAPFIYTLF, from the coding sequence ATGAGCGACAAGACACCCCGCGAAGACTTCACCTCTCAGGCCGAGGGCTCCCAAGGCAACATCGCCGCCGAGTTTACGGCCTTCCTGATGGACAATAAGAAGTGGTGGCTGACCCCCATCATTCTGGTTCTGCTCTTGGCGGGACTGGTGGTGATCCTGGGCGGATCGGCAGCCGCTCCCTTCATCTACACGCTCTTCTGA
- a CDS encoding tetratricopeptide repeat protein — translation MYMAALAALVGLAYANSFPGEFHFDDYAWFLNNPDLTEGSFRYASFLDHYGGRPLTLWTLHLNYALWGDWVPGYHAVSLLLHVLAALGLFLLLTRRWQGPEGNRPENGNPPAPGAGDRLLSKPWAWAAAALFALHPLQTQPVNYIWSRSMLLMTVFSLAALLLAGRSRWAAMAAWQMALWSRMDAIVLLPFLLLTERRARRPWLVQAGANVALFGFSLVFYSPPEVAWNHDSPWAFWMAQPAALAEYLRLMLWPSQLTIEHHFQPVLTGWLAGAALLAAATVFLVALWRRRDGRWTLPALALAWLLAWLAPSMLIPNADLINESRAYLALAGGAAALCWGLQRLSLTRPGSAMWSASALAALLIWSGWAVSERNLLWQDDVALYREAVLRSPQQMRVHYNLGSALARRGAAAEAEMHFRRALHMEPLDDLNHSALGYCAEVQGRVEEALGHYRRALQLNSNNRRAAEGLDRLLAGPEDAL, via the coding sequence ATGTACATGGCGGCCCTGGCGGCGCTGGTGGGATTGGCCTATGCCAACTCCTTTCCGGGAGAGTTCCATTTCGACGACTACGCCTGGTTCCTCAACAACCCCGACCTGACCGAAGGGTCCTTCCGTTACGCATCTTTTCTCGACCATTACGGCGGCCGCCCGCTGACCTTGTGGACGCTCCACCTCAACTACGCCCTGTGGGGCGACTGGGTGCCCGGATACCATGCCGTCAGCCTGCTGCTTCACGTGTTGGCCGCATTGGGGCTCTTCCTGCTGCTGACACGCCGCTGGCAAGGGCCGGAGGGCAACAGGCCCGAGAACGGGAACCCCCCGGCTCCGGGGGCAGGAGACCGCTTGCTGAGCAAGCCTTGGGCCTGGGCGGCCGCCGCTCTCTTCGCGCTTCACCCCTTGCAGACTCAACCGGTCAATTACATCTGGTCGCGCTCCATGCTGCTGATGACGGTCTTTTCCCTGGCTGCCCTGCTGCTGGCCGGACGCAGCCGCTGGGCCGCCATGGCGGCCTGGCAGATGGCGCTGTGGAGCCGCATGGACGCCATCGTGCTGCTGCCCTTTCTGCTCCTGACCGAGAGACGCGCACGCCGGCCCTGGCTGGTGCAGGCAGGAGCCAATGTGGCCCTCTTCGGATTCTCGCTGGTCTTCTATTCGCCCCCCGAGGTGGCTTGGAACCATGACAGCCCCTGGGCATTCTGGATGGCGCAGCCGGCTGCGCTGGCCGAGTACCTGCGGCTGATGCTGTGGCCCTCGCAACTGACCATCGAACACCATTTTCAGCCGGTCCTGACGGGATGGCTGGCGGGCGCTGCCTTGCTGGCGGCCGCAACCGTCTTCCTGGTCGCGCTCTGGAGGCGGCGCGACGGGCGCTGGACGCTGCCCGCTCTGGCCCTGGCCTGGCTGCTGGCCTGGCTGGCTCCGTCCATGCTCATTCCCAACGCCGACCTCATCAACGAGAGCCGCGCCTACTTGGCCCTGGCCGGAGGAGCCGCCGCTCTCTGCTGGGGATTGCAGCGCCTCTCTCTCACTCGTCCCGGCTCAGCCATGTGGAGCGCCTCGGCCCTGGCGGCGCTGCTGATCTGGTCCGGATGGGCGGTCAGCGAACGCAACCTTTTGTGGCAGGACGACGTCGCTCTTTACAGGGAAGCGGTGCTGCGTTCCCCGCAGCAGATGAGAGTCCATTACAATTTAGGTTCAGCCCTGGCTCGCAGGGGAGCGGCGGCTGAAGCGGAGATGCATTTCCGCCGGGCCCTGCACATGGAGCCGCTCGACGACCTCAACCATTCCGCCCTGGGATATTGCGCCGAGGTGCAGGGACGGGTCGAGGAGGCTCTTGGGCACTATCGTCGGGCGTTGCAACTGAATTCGAATAACAGACGGGCCGCCGAGGGGCTTGACCGCCTGCTCGCCGGTCCCGAGGACGCATTGTGA
- a CDS encoding efflux RND transporter permease subunit, producing MSVPGFSVKNSVLVNVIMILIVAMGTFSLLTLPRELFPQIRLNRVIVSVVYPGASPEEVEKLITKPIEDEIKDVDKIDLYLSTSTEGQAQISVVFEQITEDEFRRLYQDLRQEVDKVDLPDEAEDPLFFSLESSTWLPMATLAVSGPLPEKRLKEIAEELQDEVEGLRGIDDVALAGDREREVWVEVDPYRLYRHNLTLEQVAAALARQNVSLPSGNIALGNFEYMVRSLEEFKSLDDIAEVVIKEDEVGNHVRLGDVAEVRDTFEEARTLSRLNGQPSISLNVYKAPSGNTLELVELFQQIARDKTAALPPGVEVSVVGDTSPRIRSAIQRLVSNGAFGGLLVLVLLLGFLGWRNAMLVFWGIPITFLLTFVFIELYGESLNESSLFALVLVLGMVVDDAIVVVENISRYLNRGLAPLEAAKKGAEEVMWPVFSSSLTTVAAFLPLMLLPGTVGEFMRVIPVVVCMALAASLFESLVILPSHVADLGRSDPHRHHSALNRSIRRTAAAYRRMMSPVLRRRWLFLPVILLLLASSAAVIPLVGVDLYEDDELPTIFIRVWMPEGSRIEATDEVVRQFEQIAMQLPQDELRNVVTQIGVLDSDTARLTGKDVAQVLVNLTEQQDRSREISEIVDDLRSSSSHIVGYRRLEIKAPATGPPVGNPVEVKVKGRYFEDLQVIAARLKDYLRSLPGVHTVQDDFEKGKNEVRVRIDESRAHTLGIDVSDVARQIKYAFDGIPATIYRDGDEELDVVVKFQPQYRSEIQDLDNLRIPTPSGGLVPFDNVASFSIERGWADVQRFEGERAITVSADVDPEITNAVAVNNRLKEHFLDIGQEFPGYRLDFRGEFQEFQETFNDVTRLFLVGLIFMYLILAAQFHSYLQPLLIMFAIPFAFAGAMLCLLVNDYPFSINIMFGMVALAGVAVNDSIVLIAFVNSARARGASRFRAVLTGAKRRLRPIFLTTVTTIFGLLPMALGVGGKSVTWVPLAATVVWGLGLATFLILLVMPPLYIALDDVRRLFSGGRRPAVYRRRSPKRAGSRGGAGGQQETPEAVLTYKTDRRNR from the coding sequence ATGTCCGTGCCCGGCTTTTCGGTCAAGAACTCGGTCCTGGTCAACGTCATCATGATCCTCATCGTGGCCATGGGGACGTTTTCCCTGCTGACCTTGCCGCGCGAGCTCTTCCCCCAGATCCGCCTCAACCGCGTCATCGTCTCGGTGGTCTATCCCGGAGCCTCGCCGGAAGAGGTGGAGAAGCTGATCACCAAGCCCATCGAAGACGAGATCAAGGACGTCGACAAGATCGACCTCTATCTCTCCACCTCGACCGAGGGACAGGCCCAGATCAGCGTGGTCTTCGAACAGATCACCGAGGACGAGTTCCGCCGCCTCTATCAGGACTTGCGTCAGGAAGTCGACAAGGTCGATCTGCCCGACGAGGCCGAAGACCCCCTCTTCTTCTCGCTTGAATCGTCCACTTGGCTGCCCATGGCTACCCTGGCCGTGTCGGGTCCCCTGCCCGAAAAACGCCTCAAGGAGATCGCCGAAGAACTTCAGGACGAGGTGGAAGGGCTGAGGGGAATCGACGATGTGGCCCTGGCCGGAGACCGCGAACGGGAAGTGTGGGTGGAGGTCGACCCCTACCGCCTCTACCGCCACAACCTGACGCTGGAGCAGGTGGCGGCCGCTCTGGCCCGCCAGAACGTCAGCTTGCCCAGCGGCAACATCGCCTTGGGCAACTTCGAGTACATGGTGCGTTCGCTGGAGGAATTCAAGAGCCTGGACGACATTGCCGAGGTGGTCATCAAAGAGGACGAGGTGGGCAACCACGTTCGTCTGGGCGACGTGGCCGAGGTGCGCGACACCTTCGAAGAGGCCCGCACACTCTCGCGTCTCAACGGACAGCCCTCCATCTCCCTCAACGTCTACAAGGCGCCTTCGGGCAATACCCTGGAACTGGTGGAGCTGTTTCAACAGATCGCCCGCGATAAGACAGCCGCCTTGCCCCCCGGAGTCGAGGTCTCGGTAGTGGGCGACACCTCGCCCCGCATCCGCAGCGCCATCCAGCGCCTGGTGTCCAACGGAGCCTTCGGCGGACTGCTGGTACTGGTTCTGCTGCTGGGATTTCTGGGCTGGCGCAACGCCATGCTGGTCTTCTGGGGCATCCCCATAACCTTTCTGCTCACCTTCGTCTTCATCGAGCTCTACGGCGAGTCCCTCAATGAATCGTCGCTCTTCGCCCTGGTGCTGGTTCTTGGAATGGTGGTGGACGACGCCATTGTAGTGGTCGAGAACATCTCCCGCTACCTGAACCGGGGGCTGGCGCCGCTGGAGGCCGCCAAGAAGGGAGCCGAAGAGGTGATGTGGCCGGTTTTCTCCTCTTCGCTCACCACCGTGGCCGCTTTCCTGCCCCTCATGCTTCTGCCGGGGACGGTGGGCGAGTTCATGCGGGTGATCCCGGTGGTGGTGTGCATGGCCCTGGCCGCTTCGCTCTTCGAATCGCTGGTCATTCTGCCCTCTCACGTGGCCGACCTGGGACGCTCCGATCCCCACCGCCACCACTCCGCCCTCAACCGCAGCATACGCCGCACGGCCGCCGCCTACCGGCGCATGATGTCGCCCGTGCTGCGCCGGCGCTGGCTCTTCCTGCCCGTGATTCTTTTGTTGCTGGCCAGTTCGGCGGCGGTCATTCCGCTGGTCGGAGTCGACCTCTACGAGGACGATGAGCTCCCCACCATCTTCATCCGCGTCTGGATGCCCGAGGGATCGCGCATCGAGGCCACCGACGAAGTCGTGCGCCAGTTCGAGCAGATCGCCATGCAGCTCCCCCAGGACGAGTTGCGCAACGTGGTCACTCAGATCGGCGTGCTGGACAGCGATACAGCCCGCCTGACGGGCAAAGACGTGGCTCAGGTGCTGGTCAACCTGACGGAGCAGCAAGACCGCAGCCGGGAAATCTCCGAGATCGTTGACGACTTGCGCAGCAGCAGCAGTCACATCGTCGGTTACCGCAGGCTCGAGATCAAAGCACCGGCCACCGGCCCTCCCGTGGGCAATCCGGTGGAGGTCAAAGTCAAGGGACGCTATTTCGAGGACCTTCAGGTCATCGCCGCCCGCCTCAAGGACTACTTGCGCTCCCTCCCCGGCGTGCACACCGTGCAGGACGATTTCGAGAAGGGCAAAAACGAGGTGCGGGTGCGCATCGACGAGAGCCGCGCCCATACCCTGGGCATCGACGTCAGCGACGTGGCCCGTCAGATCAAGTACGCCTTCGACGGCATCCCCGCCACCATCTACCGGGACGGCGACGAAGAACTGGACGTGGTGGTCAAGTTTCAGCCCCAGTACCGGAGCGAGATTCAAGACCTCGACAACCTGCGCATCCCCACCCCGTCCGGCGGACTGGTGCCTTTCGACAACGTCGCCTCCTTCAGCATCGAACGAGGATGGGCCGACGTCCAACGCTTCGAAGGTGAACGGGCCATCACCGTCAGCGCCGACGTCGACCCCGAGATCACCAACGCGGTAGCCGTCAACAACCGGCTCAAAGAGCACTTCCTGGACATCGGACAGGAGTTCCCCGGCTACCGGCTCGACTTCAGAGGCGAATTCCAGGAGTTCCAGGAGACCTTCAACGACGTAACCCGGCTCTTCCTGGTGGGTTTGATTTTCATGTACCTGATCTTGGCGGCCCAGTTTCATTCCTATCTGCAGCCGTTGCTGATCATGTTCGCCATCCCCTTCGCCTTCGCCGGAGCCATGCTTTGCCTCCTCGTCAACGACTATCCCTTCAGCATCAACATCATGTTCGGGATGGTGGCCCTGGCCGGAGTGGCGGTCAACGACTCCATCGTGCTCATCGCTTTCGTCAATAGCGCCCGAGCGCGAGGCGCCTCGCGCTTCAGGGCCGTGCTGACTGGCGCCAAACGGCGCTTGCGTCCAATCTTTCTGACCACCGTGACCACCATCTTCGGACTCCTGCCCATGGCTTTGGGCGTGGGCGGAAAATCGGTCACCTGGGTGCCTCTGGCGGCCACGGTGGTGTGGGGCCTGGGCCTGGCGACTTTCCTCATCCTGCTGGTTATGCCTCCCCTCTACATCGCGCTGGACGACGTGCGCCGTCTCTTCAGCGGAGGAAGGCGCCCGGCGGTCTACCGCAGGCGCTCCCCCAAACGGGCCGGTTCCCGAGGCGGGGCAGGCGGTCAACAGGAAACTCCCGAAGCTGTGTTAACGTATAAGACTGATCGTAGAAATAGATAG
- a CDS encoding efflux RND transporter periplasmic adaptor subunit, producing MWIILLALAAACSGSDGLPEAPSSDDDSQRAAAQEAAPERSPLPVEVAPVERRDARRFLRLTGTAHLWDSFSVSAEISGKVTALHVDEGDWVEEGQILLELDRQRRLLQLDTGKAEVEKARLELEFAEKNLQRGKTLVERGAMSQEDLDALQQTAQLAANALRLARLRVSMIEDELEDTSIRSPVSGQVSQRQVSLGENILPASPLLTLIQYDPIEVVTEIPEYDLYTVTQGTSVEMVFDALPGRTFRGAIHRIDSVVNPQSGAFRAEIRVPNRGHVLRSGMVARIQVPAQTFRQALIIPLDALLDEEGRNYVFAARQGTARRIPVDVIARLGSEAVVEGPLQESDLVVTRGSSNLTQGAPLQFLNQGRQGGASAVAAGEER from the coding sequence ATGTGGATAATTCTCCTGGCGTTGGCGGCGGCCTGCTCCGGATCCGACGGCCTGCCGGAAGCTCCAAGCTCCGACGACGACTCCCAACGGGCGGCGGCCCAGGAAGCTGCGCCGGAGCGTTCGCCTCTGCCGGTGGAAGTGGCCCCCGTCGAACGCCGAGACGCCCGCCGCTTTCTGCGGCTGACGGGCACCGCGCACCTGTGGGATTCCTTTTCCGTCAGCGCTGAGATCTCAGGCAAGGTGACGGCCCTGCATGTGGACGAAGGCGACTGGGTGGAAGAGGGTCAGATCCTGCTGGAGCTGGACCGCCAGCGCCGCCTCCTGCAACTCGACACCGGCAAGGCCGAGGTGGAAAAGGCCCGCCTGGAACTGGAGTTCGCCGAAAAGAATCTGCAACGCGGCAAGACCCTGGTGGAGCGGGGAGCCATGTCGCAGGAAGACCTCGACGCCTTGCAGCAAACCGCCCAACTGGCCGCCAACGCATTGCGCCTGGCGCGGCTGCGGGTGAGCATGATCGAGGACGAGTTGGAGGACACCTCCATCCGCTCTCCGGTTTCCGGACAGGTTTCCCAGCGTCAGGTCTCGCTGGGCGAGAACATTCTGCCCGCCAGTCCGCTGCTGACCTTGATTCAATACGATCCCATCGAAGTCGTCACCGAGATTCCCGAATACGACCTCTACACGGTCACACAGGGAACCTCGGTCGAGATGGTCTTCGACGCTTTGCCCGGACGGACCTTCCGGGGCGCCATCCACCGCATCGATTCAGTCGTCAATCCCCAAAGCGGCGCCTTCAGGGCCGAGATCCGGGTTCCCAACCGCGGCCATGTGCTGCGTTCGGGAATGGTGGCCCGCATCCAGGTGCCGGCCCAGACCTTCCGGCAAGCTTTGATCATCCCTCTGGACGCGCTGCTCGACGAAGAAGGTCGCAACTATGTCTTCGCGGCCCGCCAAGGGACGGCCCGGCGTATCCCGGTCGATGTGATCGCCCGGCTGGGTTCCGAGGCCGTGGTGGAAGGACCCCTGCAGGAAAGCGACCTGGTGGTAACCCGCGGCAGCAGCAACCTTACCCAAGGCGCTCCCCTCCAATTCCTGAACCAGGGCCGGCAAGGAGGGGCGTCCGCCGTGGCCGCAGGGGAGGAGCGCTAG
- a CDS encoding amidohydrolase, giving the protein MKASLAMLLSLFLLSCSSPSSSQEADLIVLGGRIWTGNPQQPWAEALAVKGDRIAAVGTRPDIEALGGEGTEVIEAQGGLVTPGFIDSHVHFLQGGANLASVQLRDASSRQEFVRRIEAFAGQLEEGEWILGGDWDHERWGGELPQAGWIDQVTPRNPVMLNRLDGHMVLANSAAMKLAGVDARTEEVEGGTIVRDRQGRPTGIFKDNAMGLIQAAVPQPTHQQVARALEAAQRHVARQGVTSVHNMGTWNDFEAFREAHRQGQLRVRIYAAVPLNSWERLKQQVKSYGRGDEWLRVGGLKGFVDGSLGSHTAAFLEPFSDAPQDRGLLVNELDDLYRWISAADGAGLQVMTHAIGDRAIRELLDIYQRVAEENGERDRRFRIEHAQHIHPDDIQRFAAQDVIASMQPYHAIDDGRWAEKVIGPERIRTTYAFRSLVESGATVAFGSDWFVAPPTPLEGIYAALTRRTLDGANPQGWVPEEKISLEQALQAYTRNAAYASFQEDLKGTLEKGKLADFVVIDRDLSAIPAAEIREAQILRTVVGGEVVFSADEGAQ; this is encoded by the coding sequence ATGAAAGCGAGCCTGGCGATGCTGCTGAGTCTTTTTCTCCTCTCCTGCTCCTCTCCGTCCTCTTCACAAGAAGCCGATCTGATCGTGCTGGGAGGGCGCATATGGACGGGCAATCCCCAGCAGCCCTGGGCAGAGGCTCTGGCCGTCAAGGGAGACCGCATCGCGGCGGTCGGGACGCGCCCAGACATCGAGGCCTTGGGGGGCGAGGGCACGGAGGTTATCGAGGCTCAGGGTGGACTGGTGACGCCGGGCTTCATCGACTCCCACGTGCACTTTCTGCAAGGCGGGGCCAATCTGGCTTCGGTGCAACTGCGGGACGCCTCCAGCCGCCAGGAATTCGTCCGCCGCATCGAGGCCTTCGCCGGCCAGTTGGAAGAGGGCGAGTGGATTCTGGGAGGCGACTGGGACCATGAGCGCTGGGGCGGCGAATTGCCCCAGGCCGGGTGGATCGATCAGGTCACGCCCCGGAATCCCGTCATGCTCAACCGCCTGGACGGACACATGGTGCTGGCCAATAGCGCCGCCATGAAGCTGGCCGGCGTCGACGCCCGGACCGAGGAGGTGGAGGGCGGCACCATCGTGCGCGACCGCCAGGGCCGTCCCACCGGGATTTTCAAAGACAACGCCATGGGTCTCATACAGGCGGCGGTGCCCCAGCCCACACACCAGCAGGTGGCTCGGGCGCTGGAGGCTGCCCAACGTCACGTGGCCCGCCAGGGCGTGACCTCGGTCCACAACATGGGCACCTGGAATGATTTCGAGGCTTTTCGGGAAGCCCACCGGCAAGGGCAGCTCAGGGTCCGCATCTACGCCGCCGTTCCGCTGAATAGCTGGGAGCGCCTGAAACAGCAGGTGAAGTCTTACGGCAGGGGCGACGAGTGGCTTCGGGTGGGCGGACTGAAAGGGTTCGTGGACGGCTCGCTGGGCTCCCACACCGCCGCATTCTTGGAGCCCTTCAGCGACGCACCCCAGGACCGCGGACTGCTGGTCAACGAACTCGACGACCTCTACCGCTGGATTTCCGCGGCCGACGGCGCCGGGTTGCAGGTCATGACCCACGCCATCGGCGACCGCGCCATACGCGAACTGCTCGACATCTACCAGCGGGTCGCCGAAGAGAACGGAGAGCGTGACCGCCGCTTCCGCATCGAGCACGCCCAACATATCCATCCTGACGACATCCAGCGTTTTGCCGCCCAGGACGTTATCGCCAGCATGCAGCCCTACCACGCCATCGACGACGGGCGCTGGGCCGAAAAGGTCATCGGGCCGGAGCGCATCCGCACTACCTACGCCTTCCGTTCCCTGGTGGAAAGCGGCGCCACCGTCGCCTTCGGCAGCGATTGGTTCGTGGCGCCTCCCACGCCCTTGGAAGGCATTTACGCCGCCCTCACCCGCCGCACCCTGGACGGAGCCAATCCCCAGGGATGGGTGCCCGAAGAGAAGATCAGCCTGGAACAGGCCCTTCAGGCCTATACCCGCAACGCCGCCTACGCCTCCTTCCAAGAGGACCTCAAGGGAACTCTGGAGAAGGGCAAGCTGGCCGACTTCGTGGTCATTGACCGCGACCTGAGCGCGATTCCGGCCGCCGAGATCCGCGAAGCGCAAATCCTGCGCACCGTGGTGGGCGGAGAGGTGGTCTTTTCAGCCGACGAGGGCGCGCAATAA
- a CDS encoding sigma-70 family RNA polymerase sigma factor, with amino-acid sequence MTTTTSQAKPKNAKHAPQLQEARLLKEVLAGRHEAYGPIFDRYRDQALGLALTYTRNREDARDVVQEAFIKAFQNLEHFDRGRRFGPWLLSIVRNLSIDLLRRRKFDGPELVQETLSDGSSLREGERRLIRREIEEVMSRLKAPHRRIILLRELQGFSYAEIAQQLGIPIGTVMSRLHQARRCFKRETARRSARRHGAAGRSFASAA; translated from the coding sequence ATGACGACCACGACATCCCAAGCAAAACCTAAAAACGCCAAGCATGCTCCCCAGCTTCAGGAAGCCCGTCTTCTCAAGGAAGTTCTGGCGGGCCGCCACGAGGCCTACGGGCCCATTTTCGACCGCTACCGCGATCAGGCGCTGGGATTGGCTCTGACTTACACCCGCAACCGCGAAGATGCGCGCGATGTGGTGCAGGAGGCCTTCATCAAGGCTTTCCAGAACCTGGAGCATTTCGATCGGGGAAGGCGCTTTGGACCGTGGCTGCTTTCCATCGTGCGCAATCTTTCCATCGACCTGCTGCGGCGGCGCAAGTTCGACGGCCCCGAGCTGGTGCAGGAGACGCTCAGCGACGGAAGCTCGCTGCGGGAAGGCGAGCGGCGCCTCATCCGCAGAGAGATCGAAGAGGTGATGTCGCGGCTCAAGGCCCCCCATCGCCGCATTATCCTGCTGCGTGAATTGCAGGGCTTTTCCTACGCCGAAATCGCCCAGCAACTGGGGATTCCCATCGGAACGGTGATGTCGCGGCTTCACCAGGCCCGCCGCTGCTTCAAGCGGGAAACGGCCCGCCGCTCGGCCCGCCGGCATGGCGCTGCCGGGCGGTCTTTTGCTTCCGCCGCTTGA